A stretch of the Vigna radiata var. radiata cultivar VC1973A chromosome 7, Vradiata_ver6, whole genome shotgun sequence genome encodes the following:
- the LOC106765394 gene encoding NEDD8-conjugating enzyme Ubc12, which yields MIKLFKVKEKQREQAENASGGPPVKKQSAGELRLHKDISELNLPTSCIIRFPNGKDDLMNFEVSIQPDDGYYMGGTFLFTFQVSPIYPHEAPKVKCKTKVYHPNIDLEGNVCLNILREDWKPVLNINTVIYGLYHLFTEPNYEDPLNHEAAAVLRENPKLFESNVRRAMAGGYVGQTYFTRCM from the exons ATGATTAAACTGTTTAAAGTCAAGGAGAAGCAGAGAGAGCAAGCAGAAAATGCAAGCGGAGGACCACCTGTTAAGAAGCAATCAGCTGGGGAGTTGCGTCTTCACAAAG ACATAAGTGAGTTGAATCTGCCAACATCGTGTATCATACGATTTCCCAATGGCAAAGATGACCTGATGAACTTTGAAGTTTCAATCCAACCTGATGATGGCTATTACAT GGGTGGCACATTTTTGTTTACTTTCCAAGTGTCTCCCATCTATCCACACGAGGCTCCAAAGGTTAAGTGCAAGACAAAG GTCTACCATCCAAATATAGACTTGGAAGGAAATGTTTGCCTTAACATCCTGCGAGAAGATTGGAAACCTGTTCTCAATATAAACACAGTCATCTACGGATTGTATCATCTCTTCACG GAACCAAATTATGAGGATCCCCTGAATCATGAAGCTGCTGCGGTCTTGAGAGAGAACCCGAAGTTGTTTGAGTCTAATGTGAGGAGGGCTATGGCTGGTGGGTATGTGGGACAAACCTATTTCACTCGTTGTATGTAA
- the LOC106768062 gene encoding homeobox-leucine zipper protein ATHB-40-like: protein MNNRLEGQMMLFSHQYPGALFTEVTPPQQGKEAKPRRKRNKNGAAATPKKRKLTAEQVSLLEKNFCSEQKLESERKDQIAFELGMDPRQVAVWFQNRRFRWKTKKLEEEYSNLKNVHETTMLQKCHLETRVLKLEEQLLEAKKEIQQLQERDERASSKHLLEAVNPPFPEEFRVEEYDYGDVFYIPETHYINGMEWINLYM from the exons ATGAATAATCGACTTGAAGGCCAAATGATGCTCTTCTCTCACCAATATCCTGGTGCATTATTCACTGAAGTAACTCCTCCTCAACAAG GAAAAGAAGCCAAGCCAAGACGCAAGAGAAACAAAAATGGTGCTGCGGCCACCCCCAAGAAGAGAAAGCTCACTGCCGAGCAAGTTAGTCTTCTCGAGAAAAATTTCTGCAGTGAACAGAAACTTGAATCTGAAAGGAAGGACCAAATCGCATTTGAGCTTGGTATGGACCCTCGACAAGTTGCAGTATGGTTTCAAAATCGACGATTTCGTTGGAAAACCAAAAAGTTGGAGGAAGAGTACTCCAATCTTAAGAATGTTCATGAAACCACCATGCTTCAGAAGTGCCACCTTGAGACTCGG GTATTGAAACTGGAGGAGCAGCTTTTGGAAGCAAAGAAGGAGATTCAGCAGTTACAAGAGCGTGATGAAAGAGCCTCAAGCAAACATTTACTGGAAGCTGTGAACCCACCATTTCCTGAAGAGTTTAGGGTGGAAGAATATGATTATGGTGATGTTTTCTACATTCCAGAAACTCATTACATCAATGGAATGGAGTGGATTAATCTCTACATGTGA